The Cloacibacillus sp. sequence GTCCATCCGCGTAATACTGCTGCGAGCTTTGCTGCGTCGCCTCTCTTATCTGCGCGTCGCGTATGAGCGCAAGGGAGACTCCGTAAATATCGGGCAGAGATACCGGCGCTGCCTCAATTTTCTTGTCCACGCTTTGTATCTCCTGCGTCACTTCGGCAATGTCCGTCTGAAGCGCCTGCTGCTTCTCCTCGATGGCTTTCTGCTCGTAGCTTACGGCCTCCGTCTCTGATGCCGCCGGTATCAAGTCGGCCCGCGCGCAGACGGGGAGCGCTGCGGCAAAAAGCAGCGCGAGCGCCAAAGATCTTGTTGGTTTCATATAACGCACCTCTTATATCTGATATTTGTATTCATCTTTAGATTATTAAAACTCTCCATAACTTTTTTAATTATAGAAACTGCCGTTATTTTGATATTTCCTTCATTCTGCCTATGACCTCGCCGAGCCGTTTTATCTTATCTCCGTACTGCCCCCATTCTCCCGCGCGCTGCGCGTTCTGCGCGGCCTCGTAAAGCGACTGGGCCTCCGCGGCGAGAGCGCCTATGTTTTCGTCGGCGATGCCGCTGTGCTGCGCAGCGGGCGACGAACCTGTCACCGTCGTCGTGCCGGTTGAAACGGAAACTCTCTGTCTCATCAATTTTTCAAGCGCGCCGCCGAAATCTTCCGCCCACGCGACGCGTCCTCCGGTGGAGACGATGACGCGTTTGAGCTCCGGCAGTTCGCCTTTTTCAGCTTTGAGGTAGAGCGGCTGTACATAGAGCAGAGATTTGCCTATCGGCACGACGAGGAGGTCTCCGCGTATGACGTCCGAACCGCGCTGGCTCCAGAGCGAAAGCTGGGCCGATATCTCCGGGTTCTGGTCGATGAGCGCCTCCACCTGTCCTGGGCCGTAGATGAGCTTCTGCTTCGGGAACTGATAGACCATCAGCTCGCCGTAGCGCTCCGCGTCGCAGCGTCCCGCCATCCATCCGATGAGGTTGTCGCGGCCAAGCGGCATGTATGGCACGATGATTGAAAATTCCGGAGTCTTCTCGCCCCACAGCTTAACTGTGACGTAGTTGGGGCGCACTCTGTGCTCGCGCCCGACCGGAGTCACCTCCCATACGTCCTCGCGGTTGTAGTAGGTGTTCGTGTCGGTCATGTGATAGGTGCAGAAGACCTCTGTCTGCACCTCGAAGAAATCTTCGGGGTAGCGCATGTGGCGCAGCAAAGTTTCGGACATCTGGCTCTTGTCTTTGAAGAGTTCGGGGAATATCTTCATCCACGAGCGAATGAGAGGGTCTTTGTCGTTTACGACGTAAAACTCCATGCGGCCCGTGTAGGCGTCGGCCACGGCCTTTACGCTGTTTCTGATGTAGTTGACGCCACGGAAAAGGCTCAGCGTGCTCTCTCCGCTGTCAAAGGGCTTTGAATACGGATAGCGGTCGGACCACGTGAAGGCGTCCTGCATCCATTTGATGCGCCCGTCAACAAGAACCGGATAGGTCTCGGCGTCGTAGATGAGAAATGGCGCTATATCCTCGAAGGCGTGGCGCACGCTCCTGTTGTAGAGCACGCGGCTTTTTTCGTTGAGCGCGCCGGTGAAGAGTATCTCCGTGTCGCGGAATTTCAGCGTAAAGAGCAGCTTGCGCCAGAAAGAACCGATAGATACGCCGCCGTCGCCGATGTATTCCGAGCGGACGTTTGAATCGCCCATCGGGTAGTCAAATTCCTTGACGTCGGTCTTGACGAGCACATAAGACGAAAGGTTCGTGCCAAAATATATCTCAGGCCGCGTGAGCGGAATGTCGACTGTAGAACGTACCGGCAGGTCCTTCATGAAGAAATATGGGAGGCCGCCCGAGGCTATCTCGTTTACCGGGTTCATGACTACGCCGTAGCCGTGAGTAAATTCAAGGTGAGTGTTGACCCAGGTCGGGTTTTGCAGCTTTGAAAGCTCCAGTTCGCGGACGCCGAGCATCACCTGGCGGCTCTTGCCTCCGATGAGATAGCGGTCGATATAGACGTCGTTGAAGTCGTAGTAGGTGCGTATGGCCTGCAACTGGCGGTAGGTGCGCAAAAGCGGCGAGTAGTCCCAGAGGCGTATGTTCTGCACCGTCTCGTTGTCGTCGTTTAGCTCCTGCGGCGTCACCTCAGCCTCTGGAGTGAAGGAAACGGACTTGACTCCGCTCAGGCCGAAGGCGCGCCGCGTGTAGTCCAGATGATAGGAGAGGTACGGCTTTTCCATCTCATATTCGTTGGGCTTGACGCGGTATTGCTGAACGATGCCCGGCAGCAGGGTGCGCGCGGCCACTCCCGTGACGAAGAGCACTCCGATGACGATCAGGGAGAGCTTCCACATAGGACGGAAGAAGTTCACGCAAAGGAGCGCCGCGGCCGCAAACATCGCAAAGGCCAGTATCGTGAGCGCTGGCAGTATGACGTGCGTGTCGGTGTAGCCCGCGCCGAAGACGACGCCGGTCGGCGAAAATAGCAGCTCATAACGCGCTATCCAGTACCCGGCGCCCCAGAGGACGAGAATCAATGCTCCAAGCAGCGTGAGGTGCAGCCGAGCCTCCGGCGCAAAATAAAAGGAGCCGGGCTGGAACGATATGAGACGCTTTGAGAAATAAATCGCGGCAGACCCTATCAGCGAGAGCATCAAAAGGCCGCGCGCCCACACCTGGACGAACTTTATAAAGGGCAGGCTGAAGACGTAAAAGCCGATGTCCACCTTAAAGAGGGGATCCGTCTCGCCGAAGGCGGTCGGGTTCATAAATTTCAGAAATTCATGCCACATGCCCATTGCGTTCAGCGCGTTGAGCAGCGCTGCGACAAAGGCCGCTACTATGAGCGCCCTTCTGAGAAAACGCGTCTTCGCCTCCTCGTCGCGCGTCATCTCGACAAGGCGCGCGGAAGAACGGCGAAAGGCGATGCTCCAGTTCAGCGCGTATACCGCAAAGGCCGGAACGAAGGCCGCTGCGAAAAGCTCCCACTTGACCCAGAACCTGCGCCAGAAGACAGACTGAAAACCCTGCGCCTCAAACCAGTAGAGGTTCGTCATAAAGTCCGCAATCGAGGGCAGCACTATGCCGAAAAGCACGAAAAGCCCGCCTACGAGAAACCAGAACTTATTCAACTTCGGAATTTTTATCTCTCTTGCTGGGGACGAGCCGTCGTCCCACCCGGAGCCGTTGTCCCCGTCTCCCGTCGTCCACTCTCGTCCGCCGTTTTTTATATTTCTGAACAGGTCGTTTATATCCACGCTGAGCACCCCTCTGTCGTTTATCACGATTTATTATATTTTTGACCAAATATCGCCCGCTGTCCAGTAGAAAAGCCATATATCAACTATTATAATGCTTAAAGATCATTATGCTTGAAAAGATCAGCACTTAGGAGGGGAAAAATGCCGCTTACAAAAGAAAAGGTACACGAGATGCTTGACGCTATGGGCATCTCTTACGAAACGACAGAACACGAAGCCGTCTACACGATAGATGAGATGAAGGAGATAGAGGGTATGCAGATAGAAAACGTCTGCAAAAATCTCTTCCTCCGCGACGAGAAGGGCAAACGCCACTTCCTGGTGGTGCTTGACGAGGCAAAGAGCGCGGACCTTAAGGCGATTCGCGCGCAGATAGGCAGCACGCGGCTCAGCTTCGGCTCCGAAGAACGCCTCATGGACAACCTCGGACTGATAAAAGGCGCGGTCACGCCGCTTGGCGTGCTCAACGACTGCGCGCATAGCGTCGAGGTGCTCGTGGACGCTGACCTTAAAGGCCGGCCGCGCCTCGGCGTACACCCGTGCGACAACACGGAGACGCTGTGGCTCTCTTTCGGCGACATCGTGAAGGTTGTCGAAAGCAGAGGCAACAAACTGAGCTTCATCAAGATCCAGTAAACAAAGAGCGCCCCGCGAAAAATATCTTTCGGGGCGCTCTTGTTTTTTCGTTCATTTAATTTTTTTACTTCTCAGCTTTACTTATTGATTTTCATCTTTCGAAGCTCGCGTCTTAGCACCTTGCCCGCCGCGGACAGCGGATATTCCGTGACGAAGCCTATCTTGCGCGGCACCTTGTAGTGAGCGAGGCGCTCGCGGCAGTATTCCATCAGTTCCTTCGGCGTCGCCTGCGCGCCGTCATTCAAAATCACGAAGGCCTTCACCAGCTCGCCCGCAACGCTGTTTTTCTCGCCGACCGCAACTGCGGAGTGAACGGCTGGATGCGCCGAGAGCACCGCCTCGACCTCCTGCGGATATACGTTGAAGCCGCTTACGATTATTATGTCCGTGGCCCTGTCTACTATCCTGATGAAGCCGTCCTCGTCTATGCGCACGACGTCGCCGGTGTTGAACCAGCCGTCGTGAAAACGCTCCGCCGTATTGGCCGCGTCGCGGAAATAGCCAGGAACGACGGACGGCCCTTTGAGCCACAGCACGCCCTCTTCGTGTATATCTAGCAGCTCGCCTTCGCGGCTTCGTATCGCAAGCTCGTAATCATGGTACGGCGTTCCCACCGTGCCCAGCTTTTTTGTCTCTTCAAGGCCGTTTACGGCAACTACGGGCGAACATTCCGTCAGACCATAGCCTTCGAGTATCCCCACTCCGAGGTAGAGCTTCGACTGCTCGTCCATCTTCACGTTCAGCCGGTCGCCGCCGACAACGACGTGCGTTATGCCGGTCAGATGTTCGTCCTTCTTCGCAAGAGCGCCAAGCAGAAAGGCCATCACGGTCGGTACGGCTATTATTCTGTTTGCGCCCGATTCTTTTATCGCGGCGACAGTCTTTTCCACCGGCACGAAGCTCGGGATTATCGTCTGCCGAAGGCCGCTGCACAGCGGAAGGATGCCAGCTACGTTGTATCCGAAGGTGTGGAAGTTGGGCAGCACGTTCAAAAATACGGCGTCTTCGTCAAGCAGGTGCGGGACATGTCCTCCTATCGGCGCTATGTTGCTCAATATGTTTGAATGAAGGCAGCAGACGGCCTTAGGCATCCCGGCTGTGCCGGAGGTGGAAAATATTACCGCCGTCGCTTCGTCGTCCGGCTCGCCCTGTCTGCTTTGCCACGCGGGCAGTCCCCCTTCAAGCGAGACAGGAACAAGCGGCACGGAGGAGTCAAAGCCGCCCTCCTTCGCCTTTTCGCAGGCCTCGGACGTCAGCATCACAGCCGCTACATCCAGCATTTTGATGGTGGCGGCGAGGTTTGCCGCGCCGGTGCGCGCGTTGAGCGGTGCTACGGCCCCGCGAAGGCGCCAGCAGGCGATAGAAAGAGCCAACACCATCGGCGAGTTCGGAAGAAGTATCGCAATCCTCGCGCCGGGACGAAAGCCCGAAGCGCGCAGGCTGTTTTCACACTCCGCGGCGAGTCCCTCAAGACGGCCCCAGCTCCACCATTCTCCCTGCCACCATATACAGGGAGAATCCTGCCTGCCGCGCCACGCGCCGCAGATCGCATCTTCAAGGCGATGATAAGAATTTTTTTCTGACATAAAGCTACACCCCATATAAATTAAAGATAAAAATCGCGTTTAGGTCAATCCGAACTTCCCGGTCTTATCCTTCTTTGAAAAATACCCTTGTCGTTCGCACAGTAGACTACGGCCATCGCTTTGTTGAGCGGCAGATGGCTTCTTGGGTCTATGGTGAGAGTTGCGTGCGCCAGAGGAAGGTTTTGCGTGGCAAGCAGCGTATGCCGGATCGCTTCTCCGCGAAATCCTGGAGACTCGCGAAGCGCCGCCGCCACCCACTGAAGCCCGTCATAGGCAAGGATGGCCGCCGCCACGTTCTCCGGCGGACAGTTCTCGTTATAAAGACTGCGGTAGTCCTTGAGCACGGAGCGAATGGCTGGATCAAGCGAGGAGACTTCGTTTATCCACCAACTGCCCTTAAGCGCGGCGCCGGCGCTGTCGTAAAGGTCCTCGGTATAGTCCTCGCCCAAAATCGGAATTGAAAGCCCCGTTTCGGCCGCGGCGGCAACGATCTTCGCCGCCTCTTTGCCGCTTGCGGGAAGTATAAGAACATCCGCGCCGCTTTCTGCAAGAGCTTTAAGCGCCACGGCGTGTCCGCCAGCGTTTTGTCTGTAGGGCAGCTCGGCCACTACGGCCGCGCCAAAGCCGCGCGCCCACTTGCGCACCGAGGCGCTCACTTTTTCTTTCACCGCGTCGGCTGGGTCGTAATAGACCGCGAATTTTTTCTTTTTCAGCGCCTGCGTCGCAAAATAGGAAAGCGCCTTGCCGCGGTATGCCGCGTCGCTGGTAAGGCTGTAGGCATAGAGGAACGGCCCGTTCACACTCATCAGTTCGTCGTCGGGCGGTCTTTTAGCCGTCACCACGAGCGGCGCCTCTATCTCGTCCGCGGCCGCGGCAAGTTCCGAAAGGCTGCCGTTGTTGGCCCCAACCATCATTACAAGAATGCTTTTATCTTTCATGGCGCGCTTCACGGCCGCCACCGCCTTTTTAGGGTCACGCGGAAGGTCGAAGCCCACCACCTTCAGTTTGTACTGTCCCTTGATGGGCCCCTGTAAATTTATGCGCTCCACCGCAAGCTGCGCCGCGCGAAGCTGCAAATGCGAAAGCGCGGCCTCCGGCCCTGACATCGGCGCGAAATAGGCGATGCGCAGCTCGTCTCCGACCGGCGTGCGCTGGCTGCCTATCTGAAAGAAAAGTATCGTGATGGCGACAAGCGCCGCTATCATGATAAGCCCGTTGTTGAGAGAGTTTTTCCTGATGCTCTTGCCGCGCGGACGGTTTGAGATGCCGCCCGATATTCTTTTTAAGTTTCCCGGCACGGCGATAAGCTCCTCTTCCGGCATAGGAAGCTCGTCCTGCCTGCCGTACAGCTTTGCCTGCACATCGTTTATCAAATCAAATACATACTGAGATTCCTCGCGCGAAAAACCAAGCTGGCACGATAAGGGGTATTCTGCCTCCGTGAGCCGCCCCGCGTGCGCGGCGGGACGCCAGCCGCTTTTTAAAAGACGGCGCAGAGCAAATGTAAGCCTGAAACTCTCCTCAGCCTGCTGCGCACAGCGGTCTTCCAAAAATTGGGATAGTCTGTCAGGATCTTCTAAAATTTTTATTCCATACGTTTCAACCAGTTCGGACACTACATCCCGTATATCTTCGGACATTTTTTCACTCCTTACCTTACTTAATAAGTATACAGCAAAGAGCCGAATAAATAAATTTACGGAACTCAAAATGAACGAAGGGCTGTGATATAATTTAAAAAGAATAAATATTGGAGTCGGCAGGAAAAATATGAAGAATATAAAAGGCGCAGTCACATATATATTTCTGACCACCGTTTTAGCGGCGGCGGCGATTTTAGGCTGGCGCGTCGATTCGCTGGCCTTCCTCGACAAAGAGGATAAAATATTATTTTCAATGCCAATGGCGTCAGGGCAATCCTTCACCACCACCTACATACATTCGGTAGAGCTCACGCCGGTCGAAGACGAATATCGCGTTCTTGACGGCAAAGTCTGGCAGTGGCAGGAGCGGGTAAAGTCATCAAACGCCGGTATGCCCTGTTTTGCGCCGGAGAACGGCCTCTTCACCAGGACGGACGAATGGCTCATCTTTCAGGGCGGCAGAAAACCCTGGGACCGGTTCTACCTCAGAGTCGGAAACGAGCGCTTCGGAAAAAACAAACTTATTATCGCACCATACGCCCCCTCCCCGCTTTACAGGATATTCCCCGGACAACGGCTGACGGTGACGGCAAGAAACGCGCCTCTTATCCTTTCAAAGCCGGTAGGCCTTGAAAAAGTTTTTAACGGCGGCTCATAAAATCATAAATAAAGATTGGCGAAAAAACAGAGGGCGCCTACTAGAGAAAACAAAAGAAACAGATACGAGCCGGCCCAACCGGGCAGGCTTTTTTGCATCCCGCGGTAGAGAGCGCGAAGGGGCGGAATGACCGCCATCTGCATGACAAAGACCTTGACCCAGAAGGCCGCGAAATCCGCGGCGAACATCGAAGCGCTCGAAAGCCCCAGCGCCCCGCTTACGTTCCACGGCACAAAGAGCGCCGTTATTATGACTGGGGCAAGCGAGGCGCGAAGCCCGTCAAAGACCTCAAGCAGCGAAATATATTCCGGCGCCTCGCAGCCGCGAGTGAGCCCGCAAGGCGAGACAAAGGCCAACGACATAAAGAAAAAAAGCAGCCCAGCCTTCCCCCAGAGATTTGCCGTCTCAAAGAGCGGAACCGCGGTGTAGGCAGAGAGGCCGAGCAAGTCGCCGGGAATCCCCGTAGTCTGCGCAAACCACGCGAAGGCGCAGCAGACCGGCAGAAAGGCCATCGTAAATTTCAGCATGAGATCCTGCTGATCCTTCTCAAGCGACCTGGAAAATTTTTCCGAATATCCTCTCAGCCCGTGAAGGCAAAATATCTGAGCAAGCACCAGAAAGAAGAGCATCAGCAAAACGCCGCCGCGTATTTGTATGAACGACGAAAAGGCGCCTATAGGCACAAAATAATAGACGGCGATGAGCGACAGACAGGAGTAATATAGCGAGCGGGGCGCCTTCGCGGAAAAAAATCGCGAGCCTGATATAAAACGCATATAGGGCGCAAGGACGGAGGGCTCCTCGCGTCTGCCAAAGAAGGTCAAAAGGTATCCGCGCCCCGCGCACCCGGCGAAAAGGAGCGTGATATTAATTATCATAAACAAAAATGCCGCGGCAGAAATCACATATATCAAATAATTAATAGGCATGGACTATCCCCTCCTTTTAACAGTTATTGAGCAACGATACCGTCTGTCAAACGCAGATATCCACAAAAGCGGGAATATTACCGGTACAACGTCATTTTACGTTATAAATTAAAAATATCATTCGTTAATAAGGCGTATTATTTTTTCATAAAAAAGAGCCGCCCTTTCGGGCGGCCTTTTTTATTCTGTGTAAAAACTGGCTTATTTCATTATGCCCTTTTCTTTGTAGAACTTCACTGCGCCGGGGTGCAGAGGAGCTGTGAGTCCGTCGAGCGCGCCCTTAAGCGTGATTTCCTTGCCCTTTGCGTGGACGGCAGCGATGTCCTTCAGGTTTGAGAACATGCCGTTCAGGAATTCGTAGATCTGCTCTGCGGGGACTGAATCGTTGGTGATGAGGATGGCCATAACCGCGGGGGTGTTGACCGCTTCATTGATGCCTTTGTAGGTCTTCGCGGGGATGCTGCTCTTTACAAAGAACGGATAGGCCTTGTGAAGCTTGGCAAGCGTAGCGTCGTCAAAGCTAAGAAGGGCTACGTCCTTTGTTGTTGTGAGGTCCATGATGGCTGCTGTCGGGTAACCGGCGACGACGAATCCGGCGTCGATCTGGTTGTCCTTGAAGCGGCTTGCCGTTGCTGCGAAGTCGAGGAAGTCAGCCTTTTTGAGATCTTTGTAGGTGAGTCCGGCAACCTTGAAGATAGCCTGAACGTCGCCTTCAACGCCTGAACCAGGAGCGCCTACGCCTACGCGTTTGCCCTTAAGGTCAGCGATGCTCTTGATGCCGGCATCCTTCGCGATGACTACCTGTACGTGCTCAGGATAGAGGGACGCTACTGTGCGGATGTTCTTGAGGGGCTTGCCCTGGAACATGAGCTGGCCGTTGTATGCCCAGTAGGTGATGTCGTTCTGTACGAACGCGATTTCGATACCCTTGGTCGCAATAAGGTTCGCGTTAGCAACTGACGCATTTCCTGTTTCCGCCGTGCACTGGATCTTGCCGCCCTTTGTAACCGCCGCCGCAAGGGCGCCGCCTACCGCATAATAAGTGCCTGTGGTTCCGCCGGTAGCTACTGACATGTAAACAGGCGCTGCTACGGCAACTGTTGTGAGGGACAGTGCTGCGAGAAGTGCTACAACTGCTGCGATGATGCCTTTCTTCATTTCTGTTTCCTCCCTGAAATAAGTTTTGCAGATGCGAAACGGCGGTGAACGCCGTTCCGCTAATTGCTGATTATAATACGCTTTTTTCCAAAAATACTCAATGCGTTTTCAGTGAAATTTCAGTTTATTAGACTGCTTTTGCTACAAGTTTTTTTGCTTTCGCCGTCTGCACTACATAAATGAGGCCGAGGATCGCAAGCCCAGCCACGTCGGATATTGTGCCGGGGATCATAAGCCCAAGCGCTCCTCCGAATGCAATAATGCGCATGTACCACGCAAGAGGCGCTTTAAAGAATCCTATGGTGAACATGGCGAGCAGGAATACTCCGATGAGCGCCGTGCAGATGGCCTGCGCCATTTCAAGAG is a genomic window containing:
- a CDS encoding UPF0182 family protein, with amino-acid sequence MDINDLFRNIKNGGREWTTGDGDNGSGWDDGSSPAREIKIPKLNKFWFLVGGLFVLFGIVLPSIADFMTNLYWFEAQGFQSVFWRRFWVKWELFAAAFVPAFAVYALNWSIAFRRSSARLVEMTRDEEAKTRFLRRALIVAAFVAALLNALNAMGMWHEFLKFMNPTAFGETDPLFKVDIGFYVFSLPFIKFVQVWARGLLMLSLIGSAAIYFSKRLISFQPGSFYFAPEARLHLTLLGALILVLWGAGYWIARYELLFSPTGVVFGAGYTDTHVILPALTILAFAMFAAAALLCVNFFRPMWKLSLIVIGVLFVTGVAARTLLPGIVQQYRVKPNEYEMEKPYLSYHLDYTRRAFGLSGVKSVSFTPEAEVTPQELNDDNETVQNIRLWDYSPLLRTYRQLQAIRTYYDFNDVYIDRYLIGGKSRQVMLGVRELELSKLQNPTWVNTHLEFTHGYGVVMNPVNEIASGGLPYFFMKDLPVRSTVDIPLTRPEIYFGTNLSSYVLVKTDVKEFDYPMGDSNVRSEYIGDGGVSIGSFWRKLLFTLKFRDTEILFTGALNEKSRVLYNRSVRHAFEDIAPFLIYDAETYPVLVDGRIKWMQDAFTWSDRYPYSKPFDSGESTLSLFRGVNYIRNSVKAVADAYTGRMEFYVVNDKDPLIRSWMKIFPELFKDKSQMSETLLRHMRYPEDFFEVQTEVFCTYHMTDTNTYYNREDVWEVTPVGREHRVRPNYVTVKLWGEKTPEFSIIVPYMPLGRDNLIGWMAGRCDAERYGELMVYQFPKQKLIYGPGQVEALIDQNPEISAQLSLWSQRGSDVIRGDLLVVPIGKSLLYVQPLYLKAEKGELPELKRVIVSTGGRVAWAEDFGGALEKLMRQRVSVSTGTTTVTGSSPAAQHSGIADENIGALAAEAQSLYEAAQNAQRAGEWGQYGDKIKRLGEVIGRMKEISK
- a CDS encoding prolyl-tRNA synthetase associated domain-containing protein is translated as MPLTKEKVHEMLDAMGISYETTEHEAVYTIDEMKEIEGMQIENVCKNLFLRDEKGKRHFLVVLDEAKSADLKAIRAQIGSTRLSFGSEERLMDNLGLIKGAVTPLGVLNDCAHSVEVLVDADLKGRPRLGVHPCDNTETLWLSFGDIVKVVESRGNKLSFIKIQ
- a CDS encoding AMP-binding protein; amino-acid sequence: MSEKNSYHRLEDAICGAWRGRQDSPCIWWQGEWWSWGRLEGLAAECENSLRASGFRPGARIAILLPNSPMVLALSIACWRLRGAVAPLNARTGAANLAATIKMLDVAAVMLTSEACEKAKEGGFDSSVPLVPVSLEGGLPAWQSRQGEPDDEATAVIFSTSGTAGMPKAVCCLHSNILSNIAPIGGHVPHLLDEDAVFLNVLPNFHTFGYNVAGILPLCSGLRQTIIPSFVPVEKTVAAIKESGANRIIAVPTVMAFLLGALAKKDEHLTGITHVVVGGDRLNVKMDEQSKLYLGVGILEGYGLTECSPVVAVNGLEETKKLGTVGTPYHDYELAIRSREGELLDIHEEGVLWLKGPSVVPGYFRDAANTAERFHDGWFNTGDVVRIDEDGFIRIVDRATDIIIVSGFNVYPQEVEAVLSAHPAVHSAVAVGEKNSVAGELVKAFVILNDGAQATPKELMEYCRERLAHYKVPRKIGFVTEYPLSAAGKVLRRELRKMKINK
- a CDS encoding ABC transporter substrate-binding protein, with protein sequence MSEDIRDVVSELVETYGIKILEDPDRLSQFLEDRCAQQAEESFRLTFALRRLLKSGWRPAAHAGRLTEAEYPLSCQLGFSREESQYVFDLINDVQAKLYGRQDELPMPEEELIAVPGNLKRISGGISNRPRGKSIRKNSLNNGLIMIAALVAITILFFQIGSQRTPVGDELRIAYFAPMSGPEAALSHLQLRAAQLAVERINLQGPIKGQYKLKVVGFDLPRDPKKAVAAVKRAMKDKSILVMMVGANNGSLSELAAAADEIEAPLVVTAKRPPDDELMSVNGPFLYAYSLTSDAAYRGKALSYFATQALKKKKFAVYYDPADAVKEKVSASVRKWARGFGAAVVAELPYRQNAGGHAVALKALAESGADVLILPASGKEAAKIVAAAAETGLSIPILGEDYTEDLYDSAGAALKGSWWINEVSSLDPAIRSVLKDYRSLYNENCPPENVAAAILAYDGLQWVAAALRESPGFRGEAIRHTLLATQNLPLAHATLTIDPRSHLPLNKAMAVVYCANDKGIFQRRIRPGSSD
- a CDS encoding DUF1850 domain-containing protein; this encodes MKNIKGAVTYIFLTTVLAAAAILGWRVDSLAFLDKEDKILFSMPMASGQSFTTTYIHSVELTPVEDEYRVLDGKVWQWQERVKSSNAGMPCFAPENGLFTRTDEWLIFQGGRKPWDRFYLRVGNERFGKNKLIIAPYAPSPLYRIFPGQRLTVTARNAPLILSKPVGLEKVFNGGS
- a CDS encoding TAXI family TRAP transporter solute-binding subunit — its product is MKKGIIAAVVALLAALSLTTVAVAAPVYMSVATGGTTGTYYAVGGALAAAVTKGGKIQCTAETGNASVANANLIATKGIEIAFVQNDITYWAYNGQLMFQGKPLKNIRTVASLYPEHVQVVIAKDAGIKSIADLKGKRVGVGAPGSGVEGDVQAIFKVAGLTYKDLKKADFLDFAATASRFKDNQIDAGFVVAGYPTAAIMDLTTTKDVALLSFDDATLAKLHKAYPFFVKSSIPAKTYKGINEAVNTPAVMAILITNDSVPAEQIYEFLNGMFSNLKDIAAVHAKGKEITLKGALDGLTAPLHPGAVKFYKEKGIMK
- a CDS encoding C4-dicarboxylate ABC transporter permease — its product is LEMAQAICTALIGVFLLAMFTIGFFKAPLAWYMRIIAFGGALGLMIPGTISDVAGLAILGLIYVVQTAKAKKLVAKAV